TGTCGTGAATGCCGAAAAAGTTCGCTTCACCGGCAATAAGTGGGAAACCAAGACGTACAACCACTATACCCACTACGCGGGTGGTCTGAAGAAGATCGAAGCGCTGGAAATGCTGGAACGCCGCCCGGATCAAATTCTCCGTGAAGCCGTTCGCCGCATGGTCCCCCGCAATCGCTTGGGCCGCGCTCAAATGACCAAACTGAAGATCTATGCTGGCCCGACCCACGAACATCAGGCCCAGCAGCCCAAAGAATTCAAGCTCGCCTGAGTGAACCAAGGGACGATTCCATCATGGCCGAACAGAAGACGTTTTATCGCGGAACCGGGCGTCGCAAAAGCGCCGTCGCCCGGGTTCGTATCATGGAAGGCACCGGCAAGGTCACGGTCAACGCCAAGCCGCTCGACGTGTACTTCACCGAAATGAAGGACCACGCCGCCATCCTGGGACCGCTGCAAGTCACCGACTTGGTCAATCGCTTGGATGTCGTCATTGACGTCCGTGGCGGTGGCTACTCCGGCCAAGCCGGGGCCGCTTCCCAAGGCGTGGCTCGCGCGATCAAGTCGATGTTTGCTCCGCAATTGGCCGCCGCCGCTGCGAAAGCCGCCGAAGCCGCTGCCGCTCCCGCCCCGGTCGAAGGCGAAGCGACCCCAGTTGCTGCGGAAACCGAAACCGACGGCACGGTCGGCATGGTCAAGAAGCTGCGGACCACGGGTTATCTGACCCGCGATAGCCGCATGAAGGAACGGAAGAAGTACGGTCGCAAGGGTGCCCGTAAGTCCTTCCAGTTCTCGAAGCGTTAATCCGCTTCCCGATATTGCTCCGATCCTCGCCCCATCCTCGATTATTCTTTCGGGGATGGGTTTGATGCTGCGCCACCCACGCACGATCCACTCTCGCACCGGATCGCGCGTGGGTGGCTGCGTTTTTCAGTTCACCTGCAGCCAGTCGATCTCAACCCACATTTTACAATCGAATCAACAGCCAAACATTTAATAAAAATCGGACCGATGAAAGAAGCCCGGATGGAGTCGGGAGATTGACTCGATCCGGGAAGTTCGATTGGAGATGGAACCACCTTGGGAATCAGGAGTTGCGGCAATTCGCCTGCAATGATGATTACTTCGGGTCGGATTGCGGGGGGAGCTTTGCGTCTTTCGGCTTTTCCAGGCCGATGACGTTGCGAATGCCGATGAACAGCAGCATCGAGATCGACCGGAGTGCCTCTTTGAAGTTGACCTTGGACGCACCCGCACGGCGATTCTCGAAGATAATCGGATATTCGCCGAGTTTGCAGCCCACTTGATAGCAACGAAACAGCACTTCTTGTTGGAATGAGTAGCCACGCGAGCGAATCCGGTCGAAGTTAATCTCGCGTACTTTGGCGATGCGGTAGCAGCGAAACGCACCGCTGGCGTCGCGGACTGGCATTCGCATGAGCGTACGAACCATTCGATTCACGGATTGGCTGATGAATCGACGCATCCAGGGCCAGTTCTCCGTTCCACCGCCGGCGACGTATCGGGAACCGATCATGACATCAAATTGCTTCATTCCGGCAAGAATTCCGGGCAAATAGCGCGGCGGGTGGCTAAAATCAGCATCCATGATTTGGATGTAGTCGTACTGATGTTCCATGGCGTGGCGCATGGCCGCGATGAGTGCGGTTCCCAGACCGAGCTTTCCGGGGCGATGGATGACCTGAATTCGAGAATCCTTGGCTCGCATGGCATCCGCCAGTTGCCCTGTGCCGTCGGGGGAGTTATCGTCAATGACGAGCACATCCGCGGTGGGAACCTGCTGCTGGATTTCTTCGATGAGGCGTTGCAAATTATCCCGCTCGTTGTAGGTGGCCAAAGCGACGAGCAGTCGGCCATCAATCAGCGGAGCGATCGGTTCGATCGAATGGGCCCCGAGCGGGGATTGAGTTGGCGACGTTCCAGCTTGCATGAACAGAGGCTCCCGAACTATCCTAAACGAATCTGGTTATCCGCCATCTCCGCGGAATTATTCAACGAGGCATCCGCAGCATGAATATCGTCGTGAGTTGTCCTGAATGCGAGAAAAAGATTCGCGTGCCCGAGGAAAACATCGGCAAAAAGGTCCGATGTCCGGCCTGTAGCGCCGTGTTTGCCATCAAGGCTCCGAAAACCGCTGCCTCGGCCGCTGCCCCTGCGAAGCCAAAGCCTGCCCCCGCTTCGCCGCCCCCGCCACCGCCGCCGGCTCATACCGACGATGATGAGGATAACGA
This DNA window, taken from Tuwongella immobilis, encodes the following:
- the rplM gene encoding 50S ribosomal protein L13; translation: MSTFMANANNTKREWYVIDATDLVVGRLAVQIANILRGKHKPVYTPHCDTGDFVIVVNAEKVRFTGNKWETKTYNHYTHYAGGLKKIEALEMLERRPDQILREAVRRMVPRNRLGRAQMTKLKIYAGPTHEHQAQQPKEFKLA
- the rpsI gene encoding 30S ribosomal protein S9, with product MAEQKTFYRGTGRRKSAVARVRIMEGTGKVTVNAKPLDVYFTEMKDHAAILGPLQVTDLVNRLDVVIDVRGGGYSGQAGAASQGVARAIKSMFAPQLAAAAAKAAEAAAAPAPVEGEATPVAAETETDGTVGMVKKLRTTGYLTRDSRMKERKKYGRKGARKSFQFSKR
- a CDS encoding polyprenol monophosphomannose synthase, producing MQAGTSPTQSPLGAHSIEPIAPLIDGRLLVALATYNERDNLQRLIEEIQQQVPTADVLVIDDNSPDGTGQLADAMRAKDSRIQVIHRPGKLGLGTALIAAMRHAMEHQYDYIQIMDADFSHPPRYLPGILAGMKQFDVMIGSRYVAGGGTENWPWMRRFISQSVNRMVRTLMRMPVRDASGAFRCYRIAKVREINFDRIRSRGYSFQQEVLFRCYQVGCKLGEYPIIFENRRAGASKVNFKEALRSISMLLFIGIRNVIGLEKPKDAKLPPQSDPK